Below is a genomic region from Indicator indicator isolate 239-I01 chromosome 2, UM_Iind_1.1, whole genome shotgun sequence.
AGGTTCCTGCTGGGAGCAAGGGCTGACCTAAGCAATCTCATGCAGGAGAGCCTGCAGACAGCCAGATCTTGCATGTAAAGCTGTTCAGAGCCTTTGGCTTGCCTGACTGTTCAGTATTCACAGCAGTCTCCAGGAAGGATACCTTGGTAACCAGTATCAGGGATGCCCAGAGCAGGCCTTCAAAGCCTGTTTTTAAGGGTGAGGTTTAAGCTGTAAGTTGCCCTAGGTGCCTGGAGGGCTTCAGGAATTTCCTTACAGACACTTGGGCTTAGAATAGCTGATTCCTGTGCTGAATGCATTTCTGAGAAGCTTTGCTTTCCTTGAAGATTCCTATCACGTACCAGCTTACACAGGCATTACCTTAAAAACTCTTTTGACACAGGAGTGAGTACTACTCAATACTTCTGCCCTGCCACTGCCTACAACAGTTCCTGTTTTTCAGCAGTGTTGCTGGGATTGCCTTTTGTGGATATTGCTTCTACCTGTCTTGGTAATTATCTCAATGTACCTTATGGTAGCTTGGAGAAGGTGATGATTTCTTTGACTGAAAGCTGAGGAACATGAATTCACAggaaacttttttccccccctgcttcatttcttttcctttgtactTCCTTTCTTGctcatctctcctctccttcttgtCAATAACCTTTCTTAGTGGCAGTGGGGTGAAAAAGCTGGATAGAGTTTTGATTCCTTTTCCTACAACTTCtctctaaacaaacaaaaaaaaacccaaccaaacaaaacacacaaaaccccccaaccaaacaaacaaaaccccaccaaaacaaacaaacaagagaccaaataatgcaaaataaaaaaatttagGTGGGAAATCTGCCTACAGCTGATATGCAAATAGCTCTGTACTTCTTGCTGGTTTATGGTGTGCAAATAATGGCCTCTTACACAACAGCAGTAAAAAGGGAGTTAGTTGTATTTCCTATCATGGTTCAGATCTGAGTTGAAGCTTTGGACTTTCAGATGTATAGGCTGCCACCCGTCTGTCTGTCCAGCTGTAGGTAGCAGAGGACTGTTGGGACTCGAGATGTCACTGGTGTTCCCACACTGGTGCTGCTGGTTTTTGGGGTGAAGTTAAACAAGTCACTTCATGCATTACCTCCTTTCCTACTCAGTAAAGTGGAGGTGGTAATATCAGATGGATTTTCTTGATTGCTCAAATAACAAAAGCAAAggagtatcttttttttttttttaaacacccaCCATTTCAGTCAAGTGGTTTGCCATCACTGACACCTTTTCAGAAGCCTCGTTTGGCCATATCTTCTTCCAGTCTATCATAGAGTCGTGGagttgttttagttggaaaagacctccaagatcattgagtccaaccatcattgagaccaccatggccattaaaacatgtccccaaatgccatgtccccacatttcttgaacatcttcagggatggtgacctcaccacctccctgggcagcctctgctgcttttttttttttttttcctttttttttttttcttttttttttttttctgcttctctgtcaaCCAGAGAAGAAGGGTCTTATGCAGTGAGGAATTCAGCAACCTTCCCTTTCTGATAGGTGTTCTCACAACCAACTTGgcttaattttcctttcaagcTCTGGGTGCTGGTGATATCTCAGGGTATTGTGTGGCAGTGTAAGGGCCAGCTTTATGAAGGCTGCCGACCCTGAACAGTTGAGTGGTAATAGGTTTAATTGAAAAAAGTATTTGTCACAGAGATACAATCTATGACACCTTCCTGAGTCTCATAGAAGTGCCACAATGTTCCACAGGCAGTTTTGGTAAGGGATTTTGAAGACAGATAGGTGGGATGGCATGCCAAGCATAGGGGAGATGTTTGCTGAAGAAACTGAGAGCCAAATACATGGCAGCCATGTGACTAGCAGGCATGGGAGCACAGCCTTCTCCAATCTGCCATTGCAATTAAACAAGGTATACTTTAGTAAGTTCTTGGTGTCACATTCTCTAAAAACTGGTGATGTTTTTTCAAGAAGCAAGAATTTCTACTTGAGTGCTACATACAGTCTGTGCTGGAGTATACAATGTGTGTGTATGGTGCCCCAACGAAACGACATGGAATGAcacatgcaccagtacagaggGCTCTTGGGTTCTgatcacaggaaaagaaaacccacactGTAAAATTGTCAATGCTTAAAAACAAACTTAGTCCTTCAAACTTGTCTTAAGGCAAACTAATACATTAAAGTTATCTTGACTGTCTTAAAGAGGGAACAAAGACTTCTCTCagataaaatgtttttaatattcAGGAGTTCACAGCGCTTGCTAACCAGACAATGCACATTGCATTctttcaaagctgtgtttcATTGCAGGCATGCTACAAATCTAATTTATCAGGCATCTCATGTGTGTGTCAGCCCTGAAAGTAGCTTTCTGTATCTGAGAATTTTATTGAGAAAGCTTTGGATTATTATTTATTCTTCCACTATTTAATTTCAGCTGTGGAGTGCTTGGCAATGGAGGCAAAAGGTTGAAAGCTGTTAGTGGAGGCAGCTGGAGACAGCTCTTGCACTTGGAAGCCTGCTAGGTGGAAGAGTCTCTTTGAGGTGCCCTGTGTAGGGCTGGCATTCTGCTCTTGCAAGACTTCAGCAGTGCTTTGCACTTGAGGCAGGAATGGTGGCTTTGTGTAGGGAATAAGAGCTACTCTGTTACTGCAGCACATGCTGACAAGGCATTTAATGTAACCATTACCTCATGTGCCTGCAGCAGTCTGCATGAAAGTACAATGGAGACACTGGTGCAAGTGCTCCAGAGTCATGTACAAGGCAGCACTGCCCGTGAGACAACACTGCCTTGGCAATAGCTACATGGAGATACTGGGAGAGAGCTCAGCTCATTTCGTGGTTCCCTCAGAGAAACTTGGTCTGTCCAGTCTTGCTTGGCTGTCTCCCTGAATGTGCTGTACTGGCATCCTTTTCCCATCTGAtcaattggaacaggctgccgagggagtcactgtcccaggagacgttcaagaaacgtgtggatgtggcacctggggacatggtttaatggccatggtgatcttaGGTTGAAGATTGTACTTCATGTTCataggggtcttttccaactgaaaaaattctatgattccatgaattgGGTATCTTGCatccttgctgctgcctttcagtgAGCTTAACTCAGGCAGTTAAGGTTCTCAACACCTATAAAAACCGACTGGCTGCTGGAATGTAgtctcttctctgcagctgtgccctcAGAATTGTTTCAAGTTGGTGTCATTTACAGGTTTGATCTGTCCCCTATAACAAAATGTCAGAAGCTGATTGCCATGTATCCCACAAGctgatcaacagctggctgagtatgagccagcagtgtgctcaggtggccagaaggccaacagcatccagaCCTGGATCAGCACTAGTGTGGGCAGCACCAGTAGAGATGTTGATAgcccccctgtactcagcattgccACACCTTAAATACTGGATTCCATTGTGGGGGTCATActagaaagacattgaggtgctggagcatgtccagagaaaggcagcaaagctggtgaagggtctggagaacagctcttgtgaggaatggctgaaggaactggggttgtttagtctgaagaaaaggaggctgagaggagacctcattgcttttcTATAACTCTAAGAAGTTGTACTGAGGTGGGAAGCTTACCActttctacaacttcctgaaaggaggttggagccagatggcaTTGGTCTCTTGTCCCTAATAAattacaggacaagaggaaatgtcctcaaattgcaccagggaagttttaggttggatattagaagaaacaacttccctgaaagggttctcaaagactggaacaagctccccagggaggtggttgaatctccatccctggaggtgtttcaaaaacACAGATGTGTTGTTGGGGGCATGGTTGAAGTTacataatggttggatttgacaatattaaaggtctttttcaaccaaaacaattctgtgcttctgtgaagtACCTGCAGCCTGTACTGCTCAACGAACAGCCACCCACATTCCAAACCATAGTTGGGTACTGGAGGAGGAACACAACCAGGCTGATTATTGTAGTCATGCTGTGCTCAAGACAGAATGCACAAAGCAATGATGTGCTGTATTGAATCCTTTGAGCAGAGTGATAGTGGGTCAAGGAGAGAAAATCCAGGCTAAGAAATCAACTTCTGTTCTTCCATGAGGAGTAGGTTGGAAATTTCTCAACAGGTTTTCTTCTAGACAAATGGGCAGAGACACAGTCAAAATGCCAATGAGAGAACATGTGTTTATGGATTtggcatttcttcttgttccagtgcttgtaACAGTCATCCTGTTGCTGCCCTGCACAGAATGGTTGCCACTACCTTAACACAAGCTGCTTAGGGTTTgcgttgggttttttttggttttggttttggttttttaagtaTGTTTATGAAGCCAGTTATGGTGGGTACAAGGCTAGGCTTGAAGAGGGAGTCTTACAGTTACTTTCAGAAAGATCTAATTTTGTAATAGGTGCATCAGGAGTTTCTGGGTTCATTTCAATCCATGCTGTGACTCAGATATAAGGTTCTCTGAgatgggggggggaaataaatctattttttccccagcagtaTAATGGTTGTTAATGCATTGTGTGGTGAATCCAGGGCTTGTACAGCAGCTGTTGAAATGAGCAGCACCAGCTACTAACAACCTTTTGCTTTGGAAAActaattaattaaaacaaaaaaaatcccatttttaCCATTATCCCATCAGTTTCTGCCTAGTCCCTGTTACCAGCTGCACTTCAACAGTGAATTTTGAGTTTCCAGACTTAAATACTCCCAACATTTTTGGAATCTAAATTGACTTGTCGGCAGTGCTCAGTTTCTTTATAAGGAAACCTCTTGTCTCCTGACTTGGAGACATATTTGTGGCTGTGCAGAAGCACAAGCTCTTAACTGCACAGTTTGCATCAGCCTGCGTGCTTCTGCCTCTCTTGCTACAGCACTGACCTCTTCTTTCAAAGTTAGCTTCTTGACAGTGGGAATTGGTAAAGGGTAATTTGTTGTGATCTTGGAGTAACCATCAAGAATGGTCCAATGTAAAGCTAAATGGGTGCTGGTTCAGTTCAGTTTCTGAGCATTTTCTACTTAGAATTTTGAGGAGTTTGTGGATAAAAACTGATTATTAACCCCTGTTGTCAGCTACTGACATGCCATGTTAGAAGACAAACCTCctaggggggagggggaaagttTGTCTTGAGTTCCCTGTGGGTTTGTCGTTAGTGAATGATGCAATAGCAGTTGCTGCACTGTTTGCTTTATTAGGACAACCTTACATGATTCAGAGCCTTCCCAGAGAGCTCTTGCCTATACCAGCCACAGGGACAGGAAGACAAGGACCTTCATTCCTCACTAGTTCTCAGTAGCACTCTATTAAAGTGCAGCCTCTCTGTATGGAGGAAGTGACATAGAAGTGAGTCACTTCGTGCTGATGTTTGCACTTTTGCTCAAATGTATCCTGGAATAGGCTTTCCTTGCTTACTTTCCTTGCCTTAGTGGAGATTTGCAGAAGGGTGGCTGCTATCCAGGCAACTGAGGCACAGTGCCTCACTCCCTGTTCTGCTCTCCCAAAGTAACTGCAAGGGATTCTGGATAGATTACCCCTAATAGACAAGACCCTGCATTGTAAATCCAGAGGAAGGTCCCCTTGTCTTTGAGTAAACCCCTAAAGAATACTGTTCTACACACTCGAGAGAGCTTCTATCTCAGATTTGCTGCtgtatgaatcatagaattgtttcagttggaaaagatgtctAAGACTGATTCCAACCATCAGTCTAATaccaccctggccattaaaccatgtctggAAGTGTCATGTCTGCatgtttcttcaacacctccaggggtaaTATCTCCACCACCTcgtgggcagcctcttccaatggcTGACCACTTCTGCTAGagagaaatttttttctaatatctaacataaacctgccctggcacaacttgaggccatttcctctattTCTGTCatttgatactagggagaaaagactgatccccacctcagtctaacctcctttcagagagttgtagagagccagaagcagaaggtctttcctcagcctcttttccagactaaacaaccccagttccctcagctgctcctcaccagacctgttctccagacccttcaccagctttgttgctcttctctggacacactccagcacctcaatgtctttcttgtagtgacaTTGTCCTGATTTTGCGTGACCAGCATTGGAAAGATCTAGACTACCAAACTCTATGGTAATAGattctgccagctgtgccacctCTGGCAAATCCTTGCCAGCCAGTTGAATTTACAGGAGAGGTATGAAAAGTCTGGGTTCCTCTCATGTCCTGTGTGGTAGACATTGGTCAAGACTTTATTCATATGCATGTGAAGTAGTTGCCCAGTCAGGAACCAGCTCTCAGGAGCAGCTTGTTTGAAAGCTAGCACCAAGCAGTTCCCCTTTGCCAGTGAGCTTACTGGTCTTGGCCTCTGAACTTTGCTGTTCCTTTAGAAGCCTCTGACAAGGTACCACATTCTCCACAAAATGAATCCAGCAAGCACACATTTTGGAGCTGAGCTGAAAGGAGGAACAAAATTTAAGAGCAACCTTTAGTCTCTTTCCGTTGGCATATCTTGCACAGTGCCGTAGCTGATGGGGTGGTGCTGCTGACTGTACTGATGACGTGGGGCAGTTTGCACAgagggaggagggtggtgaTTTTTATAGCTGAGGGTATCACTGAAtcatcacagagtggtagggtttggaagggacctctgaagatcatctagtccaaccctcctgctctagcagaagCACCCAGAGTAAACcacacagcagtgtgcccaggtgggtttggaacgcctgcagagaaggagactccacaacctgtcttgcagcctgggccagtgctctgccaccctcaaagtaaaggaTTTTTTCCTTACCTTTACATGGAACCGCCTGTGTTCcaatttgtgtccattgctccttgtccctctccctggacaccactgagaagagttaTCATTTGAATTGGAAGACCAAAAACGAACATGGGAAGAAGCAGCATTAGAAAGGAATCACACTGTTTACACTGCATGCAGCATTTGGGACAGAGAGATGAGTGTTGGACAAGCTTCAATTTTATCTTCACTGCTCTGGCCATGATGTCCTTccagtgtccctgctggccagtGTGGCTTCTTGCATTTGTAGTATTTGCAATTGCACAGCTGCTTTTAAGCTCTCCAAATTTGCTGTGCTGTCTCTACCCTGCCTCTACCCTGCcacctctttttctctccttttttattttttcattccccaaaaaagcagcaggacTGAAAATGCAGTTCACCATCTTGTCTTTTTTGCTATGTCTTGTCCTCTTTATTCTGTGCAGCTGCCTTTAACATGAatttcctccagggatgaggcttccaccacctccctgggcaacctgttccagtgtctcaccacccttatggggaagaatttcttcctaacatccaatctgaatctacccacttctagttttgttccattccgcctagtcctatcactacctggcaccctaagaagtccctccccagctttcctgtaggcccccttcaaatactggaaggccacaataaggtctcctcggagccttctcttctctagactgaatagtcccaactctctcagcctgtccttataggagaggagctccagccctctgatcgtcctcatggcccttctctggacacattccagcacatccagatccttcctgtaataggagctccagaactggatgcagtactccaggtggggtctcaccagagtggagcagagggggagaatcactttcctcgacctgctggccacacttctcttgatgcagcccaggatgtgattggctttctgggctgcaagtgcacactggtggctcatgttgagcttctcatccaccagcacccccaagtactttccttcagggctgctctcaagccagtccctgcccagcctgtatcagtgcttgggatttccctgACTGAGATGCAGGACATTAGTGTCCCAATGGGTaacaaaatgaagctgctgtaATGGCAAAGGATCTGCTGCATGTGAATCTCAGATGACAGAGGGTGGACACCTGTGTCAGACTGCCCCAAAACCATGTTCTAATCTTCAGTAGGATTGAATCTTCTTgggaatggttttggtttggcaGCTGGATGTGGGCAGCATTGAGACTCCACATTCTTTGCTTGGCTTGGAAAACAGAgcgcctgcagccttctccagcaagACTGAGGCCACTGGTGACTTGCTAGTATTGGTCGCCTTCTAGTCTCAGATGTAAAGCCGTGCAGTAAGGTAGTTGTAGCCCTAAAGGTCTTTGCTCTTTGCCTCTGCAGGCATCTGGAGTACAAGTGGCCGATGAGGTGTGCCGTATCTTCTACGACATGAAAGTGCGGAAGTGCTCTACGCCTGAGGAAatcaagaagaggaagaaggctGTCATCTTCTGCCTCAGTCCAGACAAAAAGTGCATTAttgtggaagaaggaaaagagattcTGGTGGGAGACGTCGGTGTGACAGTTACCGACCCTTTCAAGCACTTTGTGCAGATGCTTCCCGAGAAGGATTGCCGCTATGCCTTGTATGATGCAAGCTTCGAGACCAAGGAGTCCAAAAAAGAAGAGCTGATGTTTTTCTTGTGGTAAGCCATCTTCCCAACTCACTCATTCCTAACATGCAGCCCCAGGCACAGTGGGTGAGGTCATGGGAGCATTTGTGTTGTCCAAGCTGGCTAAGCCAGCAGCCCCGTGCCTGTATTCTTAGCCATGAGCTCTTTCACTTGTTCATAACCAGTAGGATCCTCTTCTGTCCATGCTGGATAATAAATATCGCTTAATTGCACTCTTCCACCAGGGCACCAGAACAAGCACCTCTCAAAAGTAAGATGATCTACGCAAGCTCCAAGGATGCAATCAAAAAGAAGTTTCAAGGTATGTAATTGAGCCAATGGTTCTGGCTGTGCCATGCCCTTGGAATGCCTACACAGCAAGGCTTAACCCTTGGCTAATTGGTTTGAGTTGTTTGttctggttggggttttttttgaagaCACTAGTTAGAGATGAGGGCTTCCTGGATGAAATACCCTGTGACCAGAGCTAAAACAAGCTCTGGCTTGAaatttccagtgtctgactgaaTTTTAGAGGCTCTAGAACAGTGCTCAGGACAAGAGCAGTCTTGGCAGTGTGTGATAGCAGAGCTGTTGtgaacagagcagcacagctgcaccacacaggcTGGAAACCATGGCACACCTAAtggcagagctgcctctgtGGCAGAAGACCTCCAGCCCCGTGTCAAAAGACACAATACATGCCCTTTTAAGAGTGCTGGAGTACTAGTAATTACCAATTCACTTGATCTTAGAGATGCAGGTGTGATTACTTCTTTATTGCATCTCCAAGTGGGGAATCAAAGTTCTATCCAGCCAGCCTGGTTGATGATAGCCAACCTTGCTGTGGCAGCATTCAGAACATTCATCCTAAGTGGGTCACTGTGCTGTAGCCAGCTTAGCATTGGCCTCAGCTTCAGTTCCTCATGCTGCAGTTTGACCAAAAATCTTGCAGCATGCAAGACTGACAGGATCATTGTGCAGCAGTACCACCATCAGCC
It encodes:
- the DSTN gene encoding destrin isoform X2, whose protein sequence is MKVRKCSTPEEIKKRKKAVIFCLSPDKKCIIVEEGKEILVGDVGVTVTDPFKHFVQMLPEKDCRYALYDASFETKESKKEELMFFLWAPEQAPLKSKMIYASSKDAIKKKFQGIKHECQANGPEDLNRACIAEKLGGSLVVAFEGSPV
- the DSTN gene encoding destrin isoform X1; this translates as MASGVQVADEVCRIFYDMKVRKCSTPEEIKKRKKAVIFCLSPDKKCIIVEEGKEILVGDVGVTVTDPFKHFVQMLPEKDCRYALYDASFETKESKKEELMFFLWAPEQAPLKSKMIYASSKDAIKKKFQGIKHECQANGPEDLNRACIAEKLGGSLVVAFEGSPV